cgacgacgatggagGTGAGTCGACCGCCGCACCGGAGGAGCGCGCGACGCCCGGGCCGATGCCCGACATCGCGTCGCTACGCATCGCGGGGCCCGCCGCCGCGACTCCACCAGCACCGGCCACACCACCACAAGCGGCAATATCAGAGCCCGCACCGCCTCCACCACCGGCCCGGCCGCCATCCGCCGCTGCCGAAACCGCCACAGCAGAGCTGGCGCAGCCGCCGCTGCCAACGCCACCGCCGACGCCGCCTGCCTCACCCGGGTACTTCACCCGGCCGCAACCGACGCTGGCACCGACACCGCCTCCGACCGGGTACTTTACCCAGCCAGCGCCGCCACCATCATCACCCGCGCTGTCGCCATCGCCGCCAGCCCCCGGACCATCCGCTATTCCCAGCGAAGTCCTGCGGACCATACCGTGGGAGCGCATACTGCCGGGTCGCCGCTACCGCCACCAGGCCCTTGGGCACCGCATCGTGGTGAAACATCAGCTCGACGGGTCCTGGTATATTcgctaataaagaaattgttctTTTGTACATAGGGACGGGGTCTGCCGAGGGGGAGGTGTAACGAGCCGTTTCTCCGCCACGTTAAGGCATATAAATACGAGGCCGTTACCCTCCTACCTCGTGTAGTCCTCTCCGCTTATCTTGGTCTCCCCGCACATCTCCGCTCCTCTTGTCACCAAACGggggctataaaagccctccgctGGTGATAAGGAAGCAGATCTCCCCGGTCTAGCGTACTGAGCCGACCGATCCTCTCAGCGAATTGAGCTGAGCCTCCAGAGCACGCACTGAGTGCCGAACATAACCGCAAACCCGGCTTCCTTCACTAGCGCGCACTGAGCGCTTCCTCGCGCCACGCAGTGAGTGGCAAAACACCGCCCCGCTCGACACCCGGATCCCGGTACGCGTATTGAGCTACCAATCCCGACCGCACACGGGGACCCCGTACTGAGGGAAAACCGCCGACGCGGAGGATCATCCACGCGGGATGATCCTCGACGATAACAACAGCTGATCGTTGAACAGCTGATCACCGTGGCTGTCGAGCCGAGCTCCGCGCCGTACCGCGCAGTCG
This genomic stretch from Monomorium pharaonis isolate MP-MQ-018 chromosome 4, ASM1337386v2, whole genome shotgun sequence harbors:
- the LOC118645193 gene encoding formin-like protein 16; this translates as MSPPDQKGSSQSSKMPKQKSSLRDRLARAIAGPPRIPTSSRPFEASTRPTTRDQRRNNEPLRRTTRSRQERLYAEAPPAADNGRSILLATFGSTLSDLDDDDDDGGESTAAPEERATPGPMPDIASLRIAGPAAATPPAPATPPQAAISEPAPPPPPARPPSAAAETATAELAQPPLPTPPPTPPASPGYFTRPQPTLAPTPPPTGYFTQPAPPPSSPALSPSPPAPGPSAIPSEVLRTIPWERILPGRRYRHQALGHRIVVKHQLDGSWYIR